The Centropristis striata isolate RG_2023a ecotype Rhode Island chromosome 1, C.striata_1.0, whole genome shotgun sequence nucleotide sequence ACTCCCACACTGACCGACTTTCTTTACCTCTCTAATAGTTGACTGACCGACTCTCTAGATAAATCTCCTGCTCTCTGACCTGGTACTGATCTCCATGCTGCAGGGGTTTTTCCCCCGTGATAatggtttcattttttcttgGGGAGAAGCAAAGTCAGGTTTTCATGACAGCGGAATAATGTTCCTGTTATCTTTCAGAAAACGACTCATCTGATAAACtgtgataatgataatattttacaacaagatatttttgttgAGAAACTAACGTTTAggtttctttctcttttgttgTAGCTGTAACTCTCAGAAACAAACCAGAGGAACTTTAGGATCTGACTCacttctgctgttgttgttgttgttgtttgttgtgcaGGTTCAGGACTTCCTGACCCGGTTTGAGAGCATCCCCGACATGCTGGAGCTCGACCACCTCACCGTGTCCGGAGACGTCACCTTCGGGAAGAACGTCTCTGTGAAGGTAAACAACGTTTTCACAGCTTCATCAGAGGACAAGTTCAGTATTTTGTGATTTGACTGATTGGGACAATTGTTTTTGGTGCAGTGTTGAGAGAGCGAGAGCTgcagtgtttgttttattaaaactgaCTGGCTCAGACTGTTATTTTAAGTGTATGACTCCATTATGGGAATTTAAATTATAGAACAGGCACCAGATTTTATACATTTCAAAAGATTTCTGCAAATGAAacaaagagtttttaaaatatgatacattgtAATAAATGACATCTGAGACAATCAGTCCGTTATTCAGTCAGTCATTTTTCAtccaaaaaatgttgtaatgtttcattttggacaaaacaaacataattaaggTGTCACTTCAGGCTATATTTCTCACCATTTAcaaattttttcattaaaaatgagcTCCGCCTGCACCAACCCAAGAGTAAAATCCTGATATTATATTAATGCAtgagtaataataatctaatgatCATATAATAATAGAACATCCACAACCTGCAGGAACTGTTTGTTTATTACAAtgcattgtattttataaactTCATGTTTAGTTTGCAGAAATCTTTTTAAAGGTATCAAATCTGGTTTTCTGATTTAAACATCAATGCAGGAATAATTCCTCCTACAGAATCAAATTAAACCAGTTCAATTTCTTCACtgtgttttaataataatacgttggggttttttttttcctcctccaggGAACCGTCATCATCATCGCTAATCACGGCGACCGTATTGATATTCCCGCCGGAGCGATGCTGGAGAACAAGATCGTATCCGGAAACCTGCGGATCCTCGACCACTgagacaacaaacacaaacaagaagCCGTTCAAACAGATTATCTTCTTCTCTTTACTGATGAACtgtcacagtttgttttgctgctgctgtgaatGTAAAACCAACctgaaagggtcaaaggtcaacctcGTTCTGCAGACTTCCTGTTACAATAAAGCGTCTGCAGAGTGTGAGGTCGTCTGTTGCTGCTGTCAATAAACACGTGCAATATGGCTCAACTCACCTCAATCACgtcatcattataattataaaaacacataaaacagaatgtgatcatcTGCAAATGCTTTGTTCAGCTTTTAATGAATATAAGTCAGTCAAAGACAATAATATGTTTGTGAATATGTACTGATACATTGTTTGTTGGTATTTTTAGATAGCAAATAAACCATTAATACTGCATATAAATTATCTAAAGCATGACAAAAATAGAACCGTTTACAGACAGTTTGGGTATAGtatgttcatttttgtcaaaaaagttcATGCTTCAAATTGGTAATTTATAGTCTGTAGATACATGTTACAGCattatatggccagaaatgacagaaaaacatggcattgtccaaaaatgaccccctcaaaaaaaagtcatactatagcaggggtggccaacctgtggctccagagcctcatgtggctctttaggccgcctgcagggactccccgtggctgagacaaaaaaaatgatatacatatttttacattaaaatgttcatttatcaatggtgtagaccaaaagctatttgtattcctcaattgtaaaattgtatagcctttttacagcatattaaaaaagacatttaagtcaattaaaatgtgcttcatagcttatgaaagtctcCGGCTCGCGCCTTaacttttaagttttgccaattttgagtttagttttgagttccccgagatagacaagttttcaaaatcatattaataaatgctcaatatgactattaagaatgttggtaggctaatttagacttattaggctgtttaattttcattttaggcattctcttttttttgggccaactgtggctctttagttagtaaaggttgcccacccctgtactatagcatgtcgatttttgtcaaaaatggtcaaatttaaaaaatgactaaaaatgccCCAATTATAGTCTGATGATACACATTAGAACATCATATGgtctaaaaatacagaaaacaccatattatgggatgtccaaaaatgataaTGCCCTGATACTCTCAAAattgtcttattatagtctgatacatgtagtagggtggcttttccagaaataacaaaaacaatattttgagattgTCCAAATAAAATCTCTTGTTACAGtagctttttcaaaataagttgAGATTTTAATGTTCTGACAttataaatagaaaatagaataaCTGAATGAATAACTTGAAACACAAACGTTCTCGTATCAATTTGTGTTGTTTGGATCGATGCTGCCTCCGTGTGGTCAGAATGATCCACTGCAGGAAAATAACTTCACTGAAACAGTTTTCTGATCAgatttcagtatttttgttgaattcaaattaaattggGCTTTTAAAAACCTCAAAGGATAACTTATGTCAGAAAGCATATTGACACTTTAAGAGTCTAAATTAACctgtaaaaaactgtttttatgtaATAAACACCAAGAAAACTTTAACTGTCTATTTTAAATGGAGCATTAAACTATTTCTTATTGTAACAAACCCAAATGTAGTTTGTTTCTTTGGTTTTATGCAATTGTAGAGCATTTCTcatgttttaacccttttaacCCTGTTTTATGTTTACaccagtttttattcatcttattttaaaggttctgtttgaacaaataaacctacTTTTCCACTCCAACGATTGAAACAGAggcttaaaacattttttgcattttaagttAAATAAGCAAATTTTTACTCATTTCTCCAGTGTAATTTTGTTTCACATAATCAGTGTTTCTTTTATATTGTTTCCCACCCTGGACGTCTACTTTTACTACAgatatgtaaattattttactaaaataaagtttttaatcatcttgtttttatttaatgaatcaaaactaatacaaactatTAGAAAATGCATTTGGATAATAAAAActgctaaattatttttatatatataaacttttatgcaattttacttatattttccgACATTActggtttcattttaatttccaaATTATAAACAAACATCTAACTTGTATattaatttgtacattttaacgTATCTAGTgtttaaatttatatatatttttaataatggtGCTGCCAGtaagggtttatttttattattataatttaaaactACAAAGAAAAGTATAAACACAATAAGAATCACTAAAATATTTCATGaccattttaattattttttccttcatcCAATTTTCACTCAATTCCAGTTTATTCTACTGCAGATTCAACcacttttacttgtattaaTTGACTAAAATTAAGTtgtaaatctataaataaaatcGTTTTTACCTGAACAGAGAAATTGCTTCATTATTGGAGAAATTCCTGCATGTTATGAAGCTCAGTGACGCTCAAACCGGCTACAAACAGACGAGTTTCTGAGTGCAATATTAATAGTGACGTCCAATAGGAGTCCAAAAGAGCGTGAGcctttaatgagttaatgtagTGAATAATGAGACTCTGGGAGCATTAAAGAGGCGTGACGTGGTGTTGGTCTGTCAGTTTCTTGGTTGTTTATTGTGATAACTGGTTCCGTTACAGTTTCTGGACAGCTAGTGTGTGTTCTCATCTACCAACATTGTCTTGCAGACGGAGGAGGCCAGGTTGTGGTCATTGAACAGGTTTTCTGAAAACCCAAAGAAGAAATGGcctagtgacacacacacacacacactgacacacacacacacacactctcacacgcgcacacacacacacacacacgcaggtggagctgacacacagacaccagCTGGGACGGTTAATAAGAGTGGAgggtttcttcttctcctcgtTCAGAGGCGCGAGCAGCGAGCCAGCCGGGCgtctccagcagggggcgccagtCACTGGGACAGGAAGTCCAGGGCGGTGTCGCGCTCCTCCACCAGCTCGGCCGCCGTGGCGTCCATCTTGGCGCGGGAGAAGTCGTTGATGGGGAGTCCGTCCACGATCTTCCAGGTCTTGTTCTGTGGAAAGGGaaagacaacaacaattttagaaaatgtcctaacatttttgaaaaaaaaaaagtcatattagggtggctttaaaaacaacaacagatacaACACCATACTTTGAGAcgtccaaaatttgaaatttgtaaaaaagaatacaattctgagaattaataaatatttggtatttatgatcaggactgaagttggttaaaatattattttagagaaagtggaaattattattaatatataggATCTATTGAGCAGTTTTAGGAAGTTTTTAAATCACCAAGAActaataaaagcataaaaatccACATTGTTGCTAATTCACATATTTCAAGACTTAAGGATGcaattttttcttcctcttttcttctaTTCATTAGTGGAATTAGAGAAACAATCTGGTGTTTATAGGGTTCAAACTCTGAACCAGCATCAGTTCTGATCATAAATACCAAATATGAATTCATTTTCAAAGATTTAACTCAAagtgaaaataataacaatatataattgtttaaagcagttttttccaCAGTAACTGTTGCCGTCTCACCTTGATCTCGATGGGGAACGAGTAGATGAGGTCCTCCGGGATGCCGTAGGAGTTTCCTGCAGCGTACACGCCCATGGAGATGAACTcaccctgaaacacacaatcatcgactttaatcatcatcaacaacaactCCTCCTGCAGCAACAACAAATCTCACATTCGGTACAAAATTTACAGTTTTCTGTCTCTAAAATATgcagatttcctgcttttctctgttttatatcatcaaCTTAATATCTTTGGCCGTTAAACCGACAAAGTAAAACAATTTTCTATTTGACActttattgataaaaaaaacaaacaattgtaCAACCTAGAAAATCATCAGTTGTAGCCGTGCTTCTAGTCAAGACTGAAAGAATATCTatcataaattatttatttatatgtatatatcagtTTGAACAGAGAGGATATTTGatcaaaaaagctgcaaaaacacagaatttctttgtttctttctgatAGAGCTTCGGTAAACGGCATCAAACAGATAAAGATTGCAGACAGTAGAAGCAATCATCTTACAAATCAAGACAATCGAGACAATACGTTTTTTGGATCTTGACCTGACAGGAatgtttcttgtttttcatcactttaaccctcctgttatgtttgtttcttcaggaacaacaataatgtttaattacccacaagtgtcagaaactaataaatcccaataaacattgtttatatttcattaataactccatcattaaccatttaaatcaatatttagtgcagtggtgttctttAGCTCTCACAGAttaggttcaatgaggataattcactcgtttttcataataaatgaatgtttaTGTTGAATGTTAATGTTCATTGGAAAtgcctacatataaaatacaatggttttacatgacattgattattatatatatatatatatatatatatatatatatatatatatatatatatatatataacatttttaatcattatctttttatgaaaaaatatttaactttttatttttttacttttttactttgaaatgggtcaattcaACATaaggaagttaaaaaaaagtaaatttttgAACATGGGCACAATCAAAATGAGTCGTTTAAGAGGGAAAAATATATTCTACTGCCTTAATACTTATTTACAAATCAATTTTCAGTTTCCTGAAAAaacatggtttttttttgtagttttacttttttactacgattttattttaattattattactttaattttattattattttactaccaTTATAACTATGATTTTATATCCCTTTTCTATTATTCCTataattttgttattatttctattactgtaattttattgttataatttctattattactataattgtatttttattatttctaaaattattattatttaaactttgaaatgggtcaatttgacccgcagaATAAGAGGAAGGTTAAGGAAATAAAATtccctgaaattttttttggCTACATTTCAAACATTCCAGGtctgtttaaaatgcaacaactCTTCCAGCCGTCTGCAACCTGAGACATTCAGAGCCGCGTCCTCTGTCCTCCGTCTGTCCTCACTGACCTCTTTGGTGCCGAACCAGATGTCCCTCATGTGGTCACAGATGGCCTTGGCGGCGGACATGGCGCTGGACAGCTTCCTGGCCTTGATGACGGCGGCGCCGCGCTGCTGCACCGTCTGCAGGAGGATGAGAGGTTAGAAACCAGCGGCCTGTCTCATTAAAGAGGACAGAAAGGAGGACAAAGAGGCAGCGGCGCTCACAGAGATGAAGTCTCCTCGCAGCCAGCTCTCGTCCTTCACGGCGTCGTAGGCGGCGACCTCGCTGCCGTGCACGTTGACCTTGGCGTGGTGCACGTCGGGGTACTGGGTGGAGGAGTGGTTCCCCCAGATGATCACGTTCTTCACTTTGTCAGAGGAGACGCTGCAGCGCATCGCCACCTGCAGgccagggacagacagacatttatttaaattaatttaatgtgatgCAGCTGCAGGAGCTCATCTAATGGGCAataacaaatttaaataaataataaaaaatttaatattcTACACATTCCATCCTCAGTTGCACATTGCGTCTGCTTTTCATtcttaaaacaaataataataatccattccATTTGAAACTTGCTTTTCTAGAGTTAAATACACAATGAAACtatcacattttctttattttgaatatGAATTGCAATGAATTATGATCCcatacctgtctgtgtgtgtgtgtgtgtgtgtgtgtgtgtgtgtgtgtgtgtgtgtgtgtgtgtgtacctgggaGCTGGCTCTGTTGTGGTCCAGGCGGGTCAGGCAGGAGAAGTTCTCTTTGGGGATGGACGGAGCGGACTTGGAGGCGATCAGACAGTTGGTGTTCGCCGGGTTTCCAACCACCAGAACCTGAAAAGCATCAGACGATTCATCAGACGGAGAGCCGAGAAATAATAAACCTCTGAACCAACGATGAAGACCACAGGTCAGAGCTGAGGGCTGAATATCGAACATTTAGACACAAACAAATCTGTTGTCGGTTGCCGTTTCATCAGCGAAGAACAAACACGCATGAGATAAAATGTACACAAAGAACAttagaaaattattatttttattattttttaaagtcacaATCAAAATCAGTCattaaagaggggaaaaaaatatatattttactgccTAAATATTCATTTCCAAATTTtcaatttctgaaaaaaatttGAATGTGAATTTCAATTTTCAGTttcctgaaaaacaaagaagacaaaaatgttttcttctgtaGTTTGTTTATTACTACAATTTAaattctattattattactttaatattatttttattattatctttactACCATCATTactatgatttattattattttttattatttctataattatatatttttttataatttctactgttactttaatttatttgtattattcattttattactataattgtatttattatttctattactataattttatttttattattacaactaGCATGACACAAAGAACATtaggaagttaaaaaaaaagttcatttttgTATGAAGTCACATTTAAGAgggaaaaattatattttacagccTAAATATTCATttccaaatacatttttcacagtttcctGAAAACCAAAGgagacaaaaatgttttgttctgcaggtttctggtataaaaacagctgaaagagTTTATCATCAgactgttttcttttctccacaGTTCCCTGcatgtgcagctctgacctttgaccctgagGGGAGACTTTGATGCTGGGCCTCATAGTGGACTTTGGGTCATGAGGGGCCTCGCTGCTGATCTGCATGTTGCAGGATTTACACATCACACTACAAGTGAACTgtggagagctgctgctgttttacagaaacataaagctgCTGTTTGTTAAAGGAAACGCTTCAGTCTGAGACGCTGGATAATCACTTTCATTTCCCTTCATTTCACCCTCTGAACTCCGACAAGCAGCTTCAGGAcggttgtttttctgtcacattctcctctctgtgtccttgtattttactgcaacataaattctctataaatctataagtcctgcagctgtatggaatcagcacaatcagaacaactcaaacgaTATGATTGATAAGTGCCTACAAGTGTTACTAACATTGGGAAAATAATGAAGGCTGCACATGCTATAAATTACACACAACTTGtgtcaaataatttatttattttcatttaaaaattgtCAGTTATCAGTCAGTATCAACTGATACTGATCATACgtttatttagccatttattttattcttaatttgtctcaatatattttaatttcccAGGATTTGTTGACACGGTAATACATTCTAtgtattatgtttattattgctaaatcatttttcataaagttatttaagttaagttttaagttattttaaagttattataatCACCCTTCATatcatataattttatttttttcctctaaaaaGTAAAGATTTGAGACAGAAATTGTGTAcattgtcctctcctctctgctctgtgtaaacagcctctcctgtcctctcctctctgctctgtgtaaacagattctcagtgaatatttgtcacgtgaccgttggtctcagcagaatcaaacatgtcttcacagtgtctctgaggagcagaatttaatgtttttaacaggatctggttagtgcaaacgcttcaTTTTTGGCAACATgtacatgtagaataaagtgattttgatgaaatatcacaataaaacagtctcagatttgtttttgttttttcccctaatGGAACAGTTTGTCACTCATGATTTGTTTAATGACTGTCAGAAATTAAAAAACCTGAAGAAAATTTCTCTTTGGCTTCTATAAATTACgttatttttgtgattattgtAAGGAAATACACCTTTCCCGTCTGCTGTTGGGTTTCAGAGAGTTTAATGTAATTAAAGTCAAGTTTCACCTTGACGGTCTTCTTGGCGAATTTGTCCAGGGCGGATCCCTGGGTCTTGAAGATGGCCACGTTGGCCTTCAGCAGGTCCTTCCTCTCCATGCCCTCCTTCCTGGGCATGGAGCCCACCAGGATGGCGGCGTCGATGTCCTTGAAGCCGACCTCCACCTTGTCAGTGGGGATCACCTCTGTGGAGGAGAGGGGCGTTCAGCACGGAGGCACAAAATGCATACATCAGGGACAATTTACAGTGTCACTATTAATGTTTtagtttcattattattttttactacaATTATAACTaggattatatttttattattactaggattgtatttttattacctaaatttaatttgtattattattcctATGATTATTGCCATTTCTACTAATataaattttgttttattatgaaaatgacttaattttttttaattattttactactattattactaggattttatattataatttctattacgattttatttttataattaattttactattttttttatttgctctatCATTCATATatcttatttctattattaaaaCTATGATTTTATATtactactatttttattttattattatcattattactgcTACTACgattttctatttaaattattattattattattattattacaactagtattttttctatgattttatattattactttttaatattataaatttGGCTGAATTTTTTACAGGTCTGCAGCAGTCTGGTGATTTGTGACATCAAACAGAGCAACAATCATACAACAGtatcaataaaatgtcataaaccaagacaaagtaaataaatgtgcatCATTGTAATGTAACCAGTAAAACCTGGAttcactaaaaactaaataaaaacagaatgcaatcattTGCAAATCctgtttttctgcatccttttcaTCA carries:
- the LOC131970223 gene encoding malate dehydrogenase, cytoplasmic-like; this encodes MQAEPIRVVVTGAAGQIAYSLLYSIAKGDVFGKDQPIILILLDIPPMLPVLDGVVMELQDCALPLLREVIPTDKVEVGFKDIDAAILVGSMPRKEGMERKDLLKANVAIFKTQGSALDKFAKKTVKVLVVGNPANTNCLIASKSAPSIPKENFSCLTRLDHNRASSQVAMRCSVSSDKVKNVIIWGNHSSTQYPDVHHAKVNVHGSEVAAYDAVKDESWLRGDFISTVQQRGAAVIKARKLSSAMSAAKAICDHMRDIWFGTKEGEFISMGVYAAGNSYGIPEDLIYSFPIEIKNKTWKIVDGLPINDFSRAKMDATAAELVEERDTALDFLSQ